The following are encoded together in the Brassica napus cultivar Da-Ae chromosome A9, Da-Ae, whole genome shotgun sequence genome:
- the LOC106365825 gene encoding scarecrow-like transcription factor PAT1 isoform X1, which translates to MCLVSDSFISLLAPWLCFTWYFIRFTNFKVFHLRRVSNLATDQKVLQIITRCESHKWQEMYKHPRQEIEAYSLPPVGKLRYVPVNNSRKRYCMLEPSSSSSPDSTVLVSNNNNNSTHEEDTSASCVTDDFNDKIKELETAMMGPDSLDSALYYNDSFVSTPCQVTNSWRSTLEAVSRRDLRADLVSCAKAMSENDLMMANSMMEKLRLMVSVSGEPIQRLGAYLLEGLVAQLASSGSSIYKSLNRCPEPASNELLSYMHILYEVCPYFKFGYMSANGAIAEAMKNENRVHIIDFQIGQGSQWVTLIQAFAERPGGPPWIRITGIDDMASAYARGGGLSIVGNRLARLAKKFNVPFEFNSVSVSVSVAEVKHNNLGVRTGEALAVNFAFVLHHMPDESVSTENHRDRLLRMVKGLSPKVVTLVEQESNTNTAAFFPRFMETMDYYDAMFESIDVTLPRNHKQRINVEQHCLARDVVNIIACEGADRVERHELLGKWRSRFGMAGFTSYPLSPLVNSTIKRLLSNYSDKYRLEERDGALYLGWMKRDLVASCAWK; encoded by the exons ATGTGCCTTGTCTCCGACAGTTTTATCTCTCTTCTTGCTCCTTGGCTCTGTTTCACATGGTACTTCATAAGATTCACTAACTTTAAGGTGTTTCATCTCAGAAGAGTCAG TAATCTAGCCACCGACCAAAAAG TATTGCAGATTATTACAAGGTGTGAATCACACAAGTGGCAAGAAATGTACAAGCATCCAAGACAAGAGATTGAAGCTTACTCTTTACCTCCTGTTGGGAAGCTTAGGTACGTACCGGTTAACAACTCCCGTAAACGGTATTGCATGCTCgagccatcatcatcatcatcacctgaCTCTACGGTTTTGGtatcaaacaacaacaacaactcgaCACATGAGGAGGATACGTCCGCCTCTTGTGTGACCGACGATTTTAATGACAAGATAAAGGAACTTGAAACAGCGATGATGGGACCAGACTCCTTAGACTCAGCTCTCTATTACAATGACTCATTTGTATCAACGCCATGTCAAGTGACTAATAGCTGGAGATCAACTCTAGAGGCCGTCTCTAGACGTGACCTAAGAGCTGATCTTGTTTCATGTGCAAAAGCCATGTCTGAAAACGATCTTATGATGGCAAATTCAATGATGGAGAAGCTGCGTCTAATGGTTTCTGTTTCTGGCGAGCCTATCCAACGGTTAGGAGCTTACTTACTCGAAGGCCTAGTGGCTCAGCTAGCTTCATCAGGCAGTTCCATATACAAATCACTTAATAGGTGCCCTGAACCGGCAAGCAACGAGCTTCTCTCCTACATGCACATCCTCTACGAGGTTTGTCCTTACTTCAAGTTCGGATACATGTCTGCGAATGGTGCTATCGCTGAAGCCATGAAGAATGAAAACAGAGTTCATATTATCGATTTTCAAATCGGTCAAGGGAGTCAATGGGTTACTCTTATCCAGGCTTTTGCGGAGAGGCCCGGTGGGCCTCCTTGGATACGTATAACGGGTATTGACGATATGGCTTCAGCGTATGCGCGTGGAGGTGGGTTGAGTATTGTGGGAAATAGACTTGCTAGGCTTGCTAAGAAGTTTAACGTTCCATTTGAGTTCAACTCGGTGTCGGTGTCGGTGTCAGTGGCTGAAGTTAAACATAACAACCTTGGAGTCCGAACAGGGGAAGCACTAGCCGTTAACTTTGCCTTTGTGCTTCATCATATGCCTGACGAGAGCGTTAGCACAGAGAATCACCg GGACCGGTTACTGAGAATGGTTAAGGGCTTATCTCCCAAAGTGGTGACTCTAGTGGAGCAAGAATCAAACACAAACACGGCTGCTTTCTTCCCAAGGTTCATGGAGACAATGGATTACTATGACGCTATGTTCGAGTCGATTGATGTAACACTTCCAAGGAATCACAAACAAAGGATTAATGTGGAGCAGCATTGTCTTGCAAGAGATGTTGTGAACATCATTGCATGCGAAGGAGCTGATCGGGTGGAGCGGCACGAGCTCCTAGGGAAATGGAGGTCACGGTTTGGGATGGCTGGTTTCACTTCTTACCCGTTGAGTCCCCTGGTGAATTCCACTATTAAAAGGCTGCTCAGCAACTATTCGGACAAGTATAGGCttgaagaaagagatggagccTTGTATCTTGGTTGGATGAAACGAGATTTGGTTGCCTCGTGTGCATGGAAATGA
- the LOC106365825 gene encoding scarecrow-like transcription factor PAT1 isoform X2: MYKHPRQEIEAYSLPPVGKLRYVPVNNSRKRYCMLEPSSSSSPDSTVLVSNNNNNSTHEEDTSASCVTDDFNDKIKELETAMMGPDSLDSALYYNDSFVSTPCQVTNSWRSTLEAVSRRDLRADLVSCAKAMSENDLMMANSMMEKLRLMVSVSGEPIQRLGAYLLEGLVAQLASSGSSIYKSLNRCPEPASNELLSYMHILYEVCPYFKFGYMSANGAIAEAMKNENRVHIIDFQIGQGSQWVTLIQAFAERPGGPPWIRITGIDDMASAYARGGGLSIVGNRLARLAKKFNVPFEFNSVSVSVSVAEVKHNNLGVRTGEALAVNFAFVLHHMPDESVSTENHRDRLLRMVKGLSPKVVTLVEQESNTNTAAFFPRFMETMDYYDAMFESIDVTLPRNHKQRINVEQHCLARDVVNIIACEGADRVERHELLGKWRSRFGMAGFTSYPLSPLVNSTIKRLLSNYSDKYRLEERDGALYLGWMKRDLVASCAWK, translated from the exons ATGTACAAGCATCCAAGACAAGAGATTGAAGCTTACTCTTTACCTCCTGTTGGGAAGCTTAGGTACGTACCGGTTAACAACTCCCGTAAACGGTATTGCATGCTCgagccatcatcatcatcatcacctgaCTCTACGGTTTTGGtatcaaacaacaacaacaactcgaCACATGAGGAGGATACGTCCGCCTCTTGTGTGACCGACGATTTTAATGACAAGATAAAGGAACTTGAAACAGCGATGATGGGACCAGACTCCTTAGACTCAGCTCTCTATTACAATGACTCATTTGTATCAACGCCATGTCAAGTGACTAATAGCTGGAGATCAACTCTAGAGGCCGTCTCTAGACGTGACCTAAGAGCTGATCTTGTTTCATGTGCAAAAGCCATGTCTGAAAACGATCTTATGATGGCAAATTCAATGATGGAGAAGCTGCGTCTAATGGTTTCTGTTTCTGGCGAGCCTATCCAACGGTTAGGAGCTTACTTACTCGAAGGCCTAGTGGCTCAGCTAGCTTCATCAGGCAGTTCCATATACAAATCACTTAATAGGTGCCCTGAACCGGCAAGCAACGAGCTTCTCTCCTACATGCACATCCTCTACGAGGTTTGTCCTTACTTCAAGTTCGGATACATGTCTGCGAATGGTGCTATCGCTGAAGCCATGAAGAATGAAAACAGAGTTCATATTATCGATTTTCAAATCGGTCAAGGGAGTCAATGGGTTACTCTTATCCAGGCTTTTGCGGAGAGGCCCGGTGGGCCTCCTTGGATACGTATAACGGGTATTGACGATATGGCTTCAGCGTATGCGCGTGGAGGTGGGTTGAGTATTGTGGGAAATAGACTTGCTAGGCTTGCTAAGAAGTTTAACGTTCCATTTGAGTTCAACTCGGTGTCGGTGTCGGTGTCAGTGGCTGAAGTTAAACATAACAACCTTGGAGTCCGAACAGGGGAAGCACTAGCCGTTAACTTTGCCTTTGTGCTTCATCATATGCCTGACGAGAGCGTTAGCACAGAGAATCACCg GGACCGGTTACTGAGAATGGTTAAGGGCTTATCTCCCAAAGTGGTGACTCTAGTGGAGCAAGAATCAAACACAAACACGGCTGCTTTCTTCCCAAGGTTCATGGAGACAATGGATTACTATGACGCTATGTTCGAGTCGATTGATGTAACACTTCCAAGGAATCACAAACAAAGGATTAATGTGGAGCAGCATTGTCTTGCAAGAGATGTTGTGAACATCATTGCATGCGAAGGAGCTGATCGGGTGGAGCGGCACGAGCTCCTAGGGAAATGGAGGTCACGGTTTGGGATGGCTGGTTTCACTTCTTACCCGTTGAGTCCCCTGGTGAATTCCACTATTAAAAGGCTGCTCAGCAACTATTCGGACAAGTATAGGCttgaagaaagagatggagccTTGTATCTTGGTTGGATGAAACGAGATTTGGTTGCCTCGTGTGCATGGAAATGA
- the BNAA09G02830D gene encoding uncharacterized protein BNAA09G02830D — protein sequence MKKAAALMKRIVALLSSVKNKTSAFKTRLVVLSLLKHKKLGFGSISNKIHNLLGHSDKDQDRDESKAIILYNSGASTVAHHDSYDVLEEENDKYPDLRHTLFEGEEDFGELEEGSVIDMVKNSKEEEGESFKLEDEIDHVADLFISRFHKQMKLQKLLSFKRYQEMLARGT from the coding sequence atgaagaaagctGCGGCATTGATGAAACGTATCGTTGCGTTGTTGAGCTCCGTAAAGAATAAAACAAGTGCATTCAAAACAAGACTCGTGGTTTTGTCTCTCTTGAAACACAAGAAGCTCGGGTTCGGTTCCATTTCCAACAAGATCCACAACCTCCTAGGCCATTCTGATAAAGACCAAGACCGAGACGAGAGCAAGGCTATAATACTCTACAACAGTGGTGCATCCACAGTGGCTCATCATGATAGTTACGACGTACTAGAGGAAGAAAACGACAAGTATCCTGATCTGAGGCACACACTGTTCGAAGGAGAGGAGGATTTTGGGGAGTTGGAGGAAGGTTCCGTGATAGATATGGTGAAGAACtcgaaggaagaagaaggagagagttTCAAGCTAGAAGACGAGATCGACCATGTCGCAGATCTCTTCATTTCAAGGTTCCATAAGCAGATGAAGCTCCAAAAACTCTTGTCCTTCAAGAGGTATCAAGAGATGCTAGCCCGAGGCACATAA
- the LOC106363987 gene encoding 40S ribosomal protein S27-2 isoform X2, translated as MVLQNDIDLLNPPAELEKRKHKLKRLVQSPNSFFMDVKCQGCFNITTVFSHSQTVVVCGNCQTVLCQPTGGKARLTEGCSFRKK; from the exons at GGTTCTCCAAAACGACATCGATCTGCTGAACCCTCCCGCTGAGCTCGAGAAGAGAAAGCACAAGCTCAAGCGTCTCGTTCAATCTCCCAACTCCTTCTTCAtg GACGTCAAGTGCCAGGGATGCTTCAACAT AACCACTGTGTTCAGTCACTCTCAAACAGTTGTAGTGTGTGGAAACTGTCAGACGGTTCTGTGCCAGCCCACCGGTGGTAAAGCTAGGCTCACTGAGGGTTGCTCTTTCAGAAAAAAGTGA
- the LOC106363987 gene encoding 40S ribosomal protein S27-2 isoform X1 gives MVLQNDIDLLNPPAELEKRKHKLKRLVQSPNSFFMDVKCQGCFNITTVFSHSQTVVVCGNCQTVLCQPTGGKARLTEGCSFRKK, from the exons aTG GTTCTCCAAAACGACATCGATCTGCTGAACCCTCCCGCTGAGCTCGAGAAGAGAAAGCACAAGCTCAAGCGTCTCGTTCAATCTCCCAACTCCTTCTTCAtg GACGTCAAGTGCCAGGGATGCTTCAACAT AACCACTGTGTTCAGTCACTCTCAAACAGTTGTAGTGTGTGGAAACTGTCAGACGGTTCTGTGCCAGCCCACCGGTGGTAAAGCTAGGCTCACTGAGGGTTGCTCTTTCAGAAAAAAGTGA
- the LOC106362602 gene encoding F-box protein At3g28330-like, with the protein MESLTDDLWTMVLARLPIKSFTCFKLVCKQWKSIVESPFFRNLFRFFHQISPSSSWSLMCSYGIASEMVGLYQCDTWGLKRSLGSFIESFLTDKYHKSIYGRVRVKAYSDVGLILIHIKSTLMEKGSLYVANPVSRECVEIILDVLPIGFETDEYLWEWGLVTRTENGHLLGYKIVLFDKKLGDRKLSCLIYSSETGLWSLETLHLPYSLYFNCLEYPISLNGNLHWVGQNMDHQELVLSMDTYATSTGSVRCRVTPFPDLEKTTKFTRACTTCQGFLMYMNIVDGSKLCSWRLQSEGWQLISEISPGSILTRFDYVPMTINPVDAKTAYFWSTERESLLSINLHNGKFVIHRQCEGRDESSDGPIMIPVNDSKAMISLKSRIESTYIIIKRKRFVPFVLPQWLHRIPNTVSITEPTTTATLHG; encoded by the coding sequence atGGAATCCTTGACAGATGATCTATGGACGATGGTACTTGCGAGATTACCGATTAAGAGCTTCACATGTTTCAAACTTGTTTGCAAGCAGTGGAAATCAATAGTAGAATCTCCGTTTTTTCGTAACCTTTTTAGATTCTTCCACCAAATCTCGCCCTCTTCTTCATGGTCGCTCATGTGCAGCTATGGTATTGCCTCAGAGATGGTGGGTCTCTACCAATGCGATACATGGGGACTTAAGCGATCTTTGGGCTCTTTCATCGAGTCTTTCCTGACCGACAAGTACCACAAGTCCATATACGGACGAGTCAGAGTCAAGGCTTACTCCGATGTTGGGTTGATTTTGATCCATATAAAGTCAACCCTCATGGAGAAGGGATCCCTCTACGTGGCTAACCCGGTTTCACGGGAATGCGTAGAAATCATTCTTGATGTGCTTCCTATAGGGTTTGAAACGGACGAATATCTCTGGGAATGGGGACTTGTCACACGAACTGAGAACGGCCACCTTTTGGGTTACAAGATTGTCCTCTTTGATAAAAAGTTGGGAGATAGGAAGTTAAGCTGTCTTATATATTCATCTGAGACAGGCTTGTGGAGTCTCGAAACTTTACATCTTCCTTACTCTTTATACTTCAATTGTTTAGAGTATCCGATTAGCTTGAACGGTAACCTTCACTGGGTTGGCCAGAACATGGATCATCAAGAACTTGTATTATCCATGGATACCTATGCTACTAGCACAGGTTCTGTTCGATGCCGTGTTACGCCTTTCCCTGACTTGGAGAAAACTACCAAATTCACAAGAGCTTGCACAACTTGTCAAGGGTTTCTCATGTACATGAACATAGTGGATGGAAGCAAGTTATGTTCGTGGAGGCTACAGAGCGAGGGATGGCAACTAATATCTGAAATCTCCCCAGGTTCTATCTTGACCCGTTTCGACTATGTTCCGATGACGATAAATCCCGTTGATGCGAAAACAGCCTATTTTTGGAGCACGGAACGAGAAAGCTTGCTATCTATTAACTTACATAACGGTAAGTTTGTGATCCACCGTCAGTGTGAAGGTAGAGACGAGTCAAGCGACGGTCCCATTATGATTCCCGTTAACGACTCGAAAGCTATGATATCCCTCAAGAGCAGGATAGAAAGTACATACATCATCATCAAACGAAAACGGTTTGTCCCGTTCGTTCTCCCACAATGGCTTCATCGGATCCCAAACACGGTAAGTATTACAGAGCCAACAACAACTGCAACACTACATGGATGA
- the LOC106365823 gene encoding protein OBERON 2-like isoform X1 translates to MQPFLTCWMGTSSGSNHPHQMLPPRHQLRTGALETTLSLVSHDGHEPRSNNNSDAIRESPAESASSQETWPLADPVTAKKTTAVKQKTEPEQQQQTVMHHVSSADKVSVRDIARERVEIVAERMHRLPDEFLEELKNGLKAVLEGNVEEFVFLQKLVQSRSDFKNSATLLRAHRSQLEILVAINTGIQAFLHPNVTLSQSSLVEIFLHKRCRNIPCQNQLPADGCRCDVCAARKGFCSLCMCVICNKFDFSVNTCRWIGCDSCSHWTHTDCAIRDGQITAKNASGRSGEMMFKCRACNHASELIGFVRDVFQHCASNWDRECLVKELDFVSRIFRGSEDQRGRKLFWKCEEVMDKIKGGLAETTAAKLILVFFQEIELDSAKSFENGSLIAPQDACTRIAEVVQETLRKMEVVSEEKMRMFKKARMALETCDRELEDKAKEVAELKAERQKKKLQIDELERIVRLKQAEADMFQLKANEAKREGERLQRIMLAKTDKSEEEYASNYLKQRMSEAEAEKQYLFEKIKLQESSRVAASQSSGGGGDSSQVLMYTKIRDLLQGYNLSPKVDPQSNERHPFRSNP, encoded by the exons ATGCAGCCCTTTTTAACTTGTTGGATGGGCACATCATCAGGCTCCAACCACCCTCACCAGATGCTACCTCCACGTCATCAGCTCCGAACCGGAGCCCTCGAAACAACTCTCTCACTCGTCTCACACGACGGCCATGAGCCACGTTCCAACAACAACTCTGACGCCATCCGCGAGTCTCCAGCCGAGAGCGCCAGCTCTCAAGAAACATGGCCGCTCGCTGATCCCGTAACAGCAAAGAAGACGACGGCTGTTAAACAAAAGACAGAGcctgaacaacaacaacaaaccgTGATGCACCACGTCTCCAGCGCAGATAAAGTATCGGTCCGAGACATCGCTAGAGAAAGAGTGGAGATAGTCGCAGAGAGAATGCACAGGTTACCCGACGAGTTTCTCGAGGAGTTGAAGAATGGTCTTAAAGCCGTTCTCGAAGGAAACGTCGAGGAGTTCGTGTTCTTGCAGAAGCTTGTTCAGAGCAGATCCGATTTCAAGAACTCCGCAACGTTACTCAGAGCCCACCGTTCCCAGCTTGAGATCCTCGTAGCGATAAACACTGGAATCCAAGCGTTCCTGCACCCGAACGTGACTCTCTCTCAGTCATCTCTCGTGGAGATATTCTTACACAAGAGGTGCAGAAACATACCCTGCCAAAACCAGCTACCAGCCGACGGCTGCCGCTGCGACGTTTGCGCCGCCAGGAAAGGCTTCTGCAGCCTCTGCATGTGTGTGATCTGCAACAAGTTTGATTTTTCAGTCAACACCTGCCGCTGGATAGGGTGCGACTCGTGTTCTCACTGGACTCATACGGATTGCGCTATAAGAGATGGACAGATCACTGCAAAGAACGCGTCAGGTCGTTCTGGAGAGATGATGTTCAAGTGCAGGGCGTGTAACCACGCTTCCGAGCTGATTGGGTTTGTTAGAGATGTGTTTCAGCACTGTGCGTCGAACTGGGATAGGGAGTGTTTGGTGAAGGAGCTGGATTTTGTTAGTAGGATCTTTCGAGGAAGTGAGGATCAGAGAGGTAGGAAGCTGTTCTGGAAGTGTGAGGAGGTTATGGATAAGATTAAAGGTGGCTTGGCAGAGACAACGGCTGCTAAACTGATATTAGTGTTCTTCCAAG AGATTGAGTTAGACTCTGCTAAGAGCTTTGAAAACGGAAGTCTGATAGCACCGCAAGATGCGTGCACCCGAATCGCCGAAGTAGTACAAGAGACTCTGAGGAAGATGGAAGTAGTGTCCGAGGAGAAGATGAGGATGTTCAAGAAGGCACGCATGGCGCTCGAGACGTGCGACAGAGAGCTAGAAGACAAGGCCAAAGAAGTAGCGGAGCTCAAAGCGGAGaggcagaagaagaagcttcagaTAGACGAGCTGGAGAGGATCGTGAGGCTGAAGCAAGCGGAGGCAGACATGTTCCAGCTTAAAGCCAACGAAGCTAAGCGGGAAGGCGAGAGGCTGCAGAGGATTATGCTAGCGAAAACTGATAAGTCTGAGGAGGAGTACGCGAGTAACTATCTGAAGCAGAGGATGAGCGAGGCGGAGGCGGAGAAGCAGTATCTGTTTGAGAAGATTAAGCTGCAGGAAAGCTCGAGGGTAGCAGCGTCACAGAGcagtggtggtggaggagactcGTCGCAGGTGTTGATGTACACGAAGATACGTGATCTGCTTCAAGGATACAATCTCTCGCCTAAGGTAGATCCTCAGTCAAACGAGCGTCATCCTTTTAGATCCAACCCTTGA
- the LOC106365823 gene encoding protein OBERON 2-like isoform X2, with protein MGTSSGSNHPHQMLPPRHQLRTGALETTLSLVSHDGHEPRSNNNSDAIRESPAESASSQETWPLADPVTAKKTTAVKQKTEPEQQQQTVMHHVSSADKVSVRDIARERVEIVAERMHRLPDEFLEELKNGLKAVLEGNVEEFVFLQKLVQSRSDFKNSATLLRAHRSQLEILVAINTGIQAFLHPNVTLSQSSLVEIFLHKRCRNIPCQNQLPADGCRCDVCAARKGFCSLCMCVICNKFDFSVNTCRWIGCDSCSHWTHTDCAIRDGQITAKNASGRSGEMMFKCRACNHASELIGFVRDVFQHCASNWDRECLVKELDFVSRIFRGSEDQRGRKLFWKCEEVMDKIKGGLAETTAAKLILVFFQEIELDSAKSFENGSLIAPQDACTRIAEVVQETLRKMEVVSEEKMRMFKKARMALETCDRELEDKAKEVAELKAERQKKKLQIDELERIVRLKQAEADMFQLKANEAKREGERLQRIMLAKTDKSEEEYASNYLKQRMSEAEAEKQYLFEKIKLQESSRVAASQSSGGGGDSSQVLMYTKIRDLLQGYNLSPKVDPQSNERHPFRSNP; from the exons ATGGGCACATCATCAGGCTCCAACCACCCTCACCAGATGCTACCTCCACGTCATCAGCTCCGAACCGGAGCCCTCGAAACAACTCTCTCACTCGTCTCACACGACGGCCATGAGCCACGTTCCAACAACAACTCTGACGCCATCCGCGAGTCTCCAGCCGAGAGCGCCAGCTCTCAAGAAACATGGCCGCTCGCTGATCCCGTAACAGCAAAGAAGACGACGGCTGTTAAACAAAAGACAGAGcctgaacaacaacaacaaaccgTGATGCACCACGTCTCCAGCGCAGATAAAGTATCGGTCCGAGACATCGCTAGAGAAAGAGTGGAGATAGTCGCAGAGAGAATGCACAGGTTACCCGACGAGTTTCTCGAGGAGTTGAAGAATGGTCTTAAAGCCGTTCTCGAAGGAAACGTCGAGGAGTTCGTGTTCTTGCAGAAGCTTGTTCAGAGCAGATCCGATTTCAAGAACTCCGCAACGTTACTCAGAGCCCACCGTTCCCAGCTTGAGATCCTCGTAGCGATAAACACTGGAATCCAAGCGTTCCTGCACCCGAACGTGACTCTCTCTCAGTCATCTCTCGTGGAGATATTCTTACACAAGAGGTGCAGAAACATACCCTGCCAAAACCAGCTACCAGCCGACGGCTGCCGCTGCGACGTTTGCGCCGCCAGGAAAGGCTTCTGCAGCCTCTGCATGTGTGTGATCTGCAACAAGTTTGATTTTTCAGTCAACACCTGCCGCTGGATAGGGTGCGACTCGTGTTCTCACTGGACTCATACGGATTGCGCTATAAGAGATGGACAGATCACTGCAAAGAACGCGTCAGGTCGTTCTGGAGAGATGATGTTCAAGTGCAGGGCGTGTAACCACGCTTCCGAGCTGATTGGGTTTGTTAGAGATGTGTTTCAGCACTGTGCGTCGAACTGGGATAGGGAGTGTTTGGTGAAGGAGCTGGATTTTGTTAGTAGGATCTTTCGAGGAAGTGAGGATCAGAGAGGTAGGAAGCTGTTCTGGAAGTGTGAGGAGGTTATGGATAAGATTAAAGGTGGCTTGGCAGAGACAACGGCTGCTAAACTGATATTAGTGTTCTTCCAAG AGATTGAGTTAGACTCTGCTAAGAGCTTTGAAAACGGAAGTCTGATAGCACCGCAAGATGCGTGCACCCGAATCGCCGAAGTAGTACAAGAGACTCTGAGGAAGATGGAAGTAGTGTCCGAGGAGAAGATGAGGATGTTCAAGAAGGCACGCATGGCGCTCGAGACGTGCGACAGAGAGCTAGAAGACAAGGCCAAAGAAGTAGCGGAGCTCAAAGCGGAGaggcagaagaagaagcttcagaTAGACGAGCTGGAGAGGATCGTGAGGCTGAAGCAAGCGGAGGCAGACATGTTCCAGCTTAAAGCCAACGAAGCTAAGCGGGAAGGCGAGAGGCTGCAGAGGATTATGCTAGCGAAAACTGATAAGTCTGAGGAGGAGTACGCGAGTAACTATCTGAAGCAGAGGATGAGCGAGGCGGAGGCGGAGAAGCAGTATCTGTTTGAGAAGATTAAGCTGCAGGAAAGCTCGAGGGTAGCAGCGTCACAGAGcagtggtggtggaggagactcGTCGCAGGTGTTGATGTACACGAAGATACGTGATCTGCTTCAAGGATACAATCTCTCGCCTAAGGTAGATCCTCAGTCAAACGAGCGTCATCCTTTTAGATCCAACCCTTGA